The Cannabis sativa cultivar Pink pepper isolate KNU-18-1 unplaced genomic scaffold, ASM2916894v1 Contig3, whole genome shotgun sequence genome window below encodes:
- the LOC133033166 gene encoding pathogenesis-related protein 1B-like, with protein sequence MSLNHKASIKVLLVGQILMVMMMIMIASTTSKPFPGKKSSHHKHSHNKHSHFDFLDTHNAIRAEVGVGPMTWNKTLVAYARNYANSMVSKNCELEHSGGIYGENLAAGYGEMTGEQAVKFWATEKTMYDYTSNTCKEEDGCGHYLQVVWRNSIRLGCATTKCSNNGLVFVICSYDPPGNYIGQRPY encoded by the coding sequence ATGTCTCTAAATCACAAAGCTTCAATAAAAGTTTTGTTGGTGGGACAAATactgatggtgatgatgatgataatgattgCTAGCACAACTTCCAAACCATTCCCAGGCAAAAAGTCATCTCATCATAAACATTCTCACAATAAACATTCTCACTTTGACTTCCTCGATACCCATAATGCCATTCGAGCGGAGGTTGGCGTCGGCCCAATGACGTGGAATAAGACCTTAGTTGCTTATGCGAGAAACTATGCAAACTCAATGGTAAGTAAGAATTGTGAGCTGGAGCACTCTGGAGGAATTTATGGTGAGAATTTAGCTGCAGGTTATGGAGAAATGACAGGTGAGCAAGCTGTGAAGTTTTGGGCCACCGAGAAGACCATGTATGACTACACCTCCAACACGTGCAAGGAAGAGGATGGGTGTGGCCATTACCTTCAGGTAGTGTGGCGCAACTCCATTCGCCTTGGATGCGCCACAACCAAGTGTAGCAACAATGGATTGGTATTTGTCATTTGTAGCTATGATCCCCCGGGGAATTATATAGGGCAACGACCCTATTAA
- the LOC133033239 gene encoding pathogenesis-related protein 1-like produces MRSLKIISSIVFFLVGTIIMSSTTSTTASKPPASKKHYSSPYHNDFVDTHNAIRAEVGVGPMSWNETIAAYARNYANNRVKNNCKFEHSGGPYGENLAEGYGEMSGQQAVKYWATEKPNYDYGSNSCVGGECGHYTQIVWRNSIHLGCARANCGSGLIFVICSYDPPGNYIGERPY; encoded by the coding sequence ATGAGGTCCCTAAAAATCATATCCTCAATAGTATTCTTCTTAGTTGGGACAATAATAATGAGTAGTACCACTAGTACTACTGCTTCGAAACCACCAGCGAGTAAAAAGCACTACTCTTCTCCTTACCACAATGACTTCGTGGATACCCACAACGCCATCCGCGCAGAGGTGGGAGTCGGGCCTATGAGTTGGAACGAGACCATAGCAGCTTACGCACGCAACTACGCCAACAACAGAGTAAAAAACAACTGTAAGTTTGAGCACTCGGGTGGACCTTACGGAGAGAACTTGGCCGAAGGTTATGGGGAAATGAGTGGGCAGCAGGCTGTCAAGTATTGGGCCACAGAGAAGCCCAATTACGACTACGGCTCCAACTCGTGCGTGGGTGGCGAGTGCGGCCACTACACTCAGATAGTGTGGCGCAACTCCATTCACCTTGGCTGTGCTAGAGCTAATTGCGGCAGTGGCTTGATTTTCGTTATTTGTAGCTATGATCCTCCGGGCAATTATATTGGGGAGCGACCCTATTAa